In Scatophagus argus isolate fScaArg1 chromosome 7, fScaArg1.pri, whole genome shotgun sequence, a genomic segment contains:
- the pus7 gene encoding pseudouridylate synthase 7 homolog isoform X1: protein MGLIGSGQAIRRRALVVAHAHLNTIRHNACACVKLKHVKKSLQVFNGEATKSVSLIHYRLLLSQLHKFFALMAESEPVSAQVREKRGCPEDQEEDTLTKKPRLENDHKNGGPPHQDDNEEEEEELEGEECDGEEDGETFADMMKHGLTELDVGILKYVSDHEGFSGILKERYSDFVVHEINKQGKVVHLDDLSIHAEAAEEVPEAPQLPQESDVLTEEQKKELGELQLFRNKEGSVCIEVLDDTKEKRTLIHKAIKTQFPGLETKTEEKDGRKFIVAYHAAGKKALAAPRKHFWPKNRGSFCHFVLYKENKDTMDAINVLSKFLRLRPNMFSYMGTKDKRAITVQEIAVLKITAERLAHLNKCLMNLKVGNFCYKNHPLKLGELQGNHFTVVIRNISGTDEQVNQAMTSLKQTGFINYYGMQRFGTTAVPTHQVGRAILKNDWNEVVDLILKPRPGAEKEFLVRCREEWAKTQDPEAALKKLPNKRCVEGQLLRGLSKYGKKNIINAFGLIPRNNRLMYIHSYQSVVWNTMVSRRIEAFGLKAVEGDLVLRGTSAHVLSAEEAETHSIHDIVMPLPGYDVIYPSHYVGEGYRELLSADGLDIDNMRHKVKDYSLAGAYRRVIIRPTDVSWEVILYDDPRISLVHSDFEKLENKPAPVFNREGKYRALRMAFSLPPSTYATMAIREVLKLDTSIKKQTQLNTTWFN from the exons ATGGGATTAATAGGAAGCGGACAGGCTATCCGTAGAAGAGCTCTGGTTGTCGCCCATGCTCATCTGAATACCATCAGGCATAACGCATG TGCCTGCGTCAAGCTCAAACACGTGAAGAAATCTCTCCAGGTGTTTAACGGCGAGGCTACAAAAAGCGTGTCCCTGATCCACTACCGTCTTTTGCTGTCTCAGCTCCACAAATT CTTTGCTCTGATGGCTGAATCAGAGCCCGTCTCCGCCCAggtcagagaaaagagaggctGTCCGGAGGACCAAGAGGAGGACACGCTGACAAAGAAACCCAGACTCGAGAATGATCACAAGAACGGAGGCCCTCCTCACCAAGATGAcaacgaagaagaagaagaagagctcgAGGGTGAAGAAtgtgatggagaggaggatggggagACCTTTGCTGATATGATGAAGCATGGCCTCACTGAGTTGGATGTAGGAATCCTGAAGTACGTCAGTGACCATGAGGGCTTCTCAGGAATCTTGAAAGAAAG aTATTCTGACTTTGTGGTGCATGAAATCAACAAACAGGGCAAGGTAGTGCATTTGGATGACCTTTCTATCCATGCAGAGGCTGCAGAG GAAGTCCCAGAGGCTCCACAGCTGCCACAGGAATCTGATGTGCTGACCGAAGAGCAGAAAAAGGAGCTTGGGGAGCTGCAGCTCTTCAGAAATAAAGAGGGCAGCGTCTGTATTGAA GTGTTGGACGATACAAAAGAAAAGCGGACGCTGATCCATAAAGCCATCAAAACTCAGTTTCCTGGtctggagacaaagacagaagagaaggatGGACGCAAGTTCATAGTGGCCTACCACGCTGCTGGGAAGAAAGCTTTAGCAG CTCCAAGGAAACACTTCTGGCCCAAAAACCGTGGCAGTTTCTGCCACTTTGTCCTGTACAAAGAGAACAAGGACACCATGGATGCTATCAACGTGCTTTCAAAGTTCCTCAG GCTTAGACCCAACATGTTCTCCTACATGGGAACCAAAGACAAGAGAGCCATCACTGTGCAGGAGATCGCAGTACTcaa GATCACAGCAGAGAGGCTCGCTCACCTCAACAAGTGCCTCATGAACCTCAAAGTGGGAAACTTCTGCTACAAAAACCACCCTCTAAAGCTGGGGGAGCTGCAGGGAAATCACTTCACTGTGGTCATCAG GAACATCTCAGGGACAGATGAGCAGGTTAATCAGGCCATGACATCCCTCAAGCAGACGGGCTTCATCAACTACTATGGCATGCAGCGCTTTGGCACCACAGCTGTGCCTACACATCAGGTTGGCAG GGCTatcttgaaaaatgactggaaTGAAGTGGTGGATTTAATTCTGAAGCCTCGTCCTGGAG CGGAGAAAGAATTCCTGGTCCGCTGCAGAGAGGAGTGGGCAAAGACTCAGGACCCAGAGGCAGCCCTGAAAAAGCTGCCAAACAAGCGCTGTGTGGAGGGGCAGCTGCTACGAGGCCTGTCTAAGTACGGCAAGAAGAACATCATCAATGCTTTTGGACtg ATTCCTCGCAACAACCGTCTGATGTACATCCACAGCTACCAGAGTGTGGTGTGGAACACCATGGTGAGCCGCAGGATTGAAGCCTTTGGCCTGAAGGCAGTGGAGGGGGACCTGGTGCTCAGAGGAA CCTCAGCACACGTGCTGTCTGCGGAGGAAGCTGAGACGCACTCCATCCATGATATTGTGATGCCACTTCCTGGGTATGATGTCATCTACCCCTCTCATTATG TGGGGGAAGGCTACAGAGAACTGCTCTCTGCAGACGGGTTGGACATTGACAACATGAGACACAAAGTGAAGGACTATTCCCTGGCTGGAGCCTACAGACGCGTCATCATCAGACCCACTGATGTCAGCTG GGAGGTGATTCTGTATGACGACCCCAGGATCTCCCTGGTGCACTCTGATTTTGAGAAACTGGAGAACAAACCGGCTCCTGTCTTTAACAGAG AGGGGAAGTATCGGGCTCTGCGGATGGCGTTCTCCCTGCCCCCCTCTACCTATGCCACCATGGCGATCAGAGAGGTCCTGAAGTTGGACACAAGCATCAAGAAACAGACGCAGCTCAACACCACCTGGTTTAACTGA
- the pus7 gene encoding pseudouridylate synthase 7 homolog isoform X2 — protein sequence MGLIGSGQAIRRRALVVAHAHLNTIRHNACFALMAESEPVSAQVREKRGCPEDQEEDTLTKKPRLENDHKNGGPPHQDDNEEEEEELEGEECDGEEDGETFADMMKHGLTELDVGILKYVSDHEGFSGILKERYSDFVVHEINKQGKVVHLDDLSIHAEAAEEVPEAPQLPQESDVLTEEQKKELGELQLFRNKEGSVCIEVLDDTKEKRTLIHKAIKTQFPGLETKTEEKDGRKFIVAYHAAGKKALAAPRKHFWPKNRGSFCHFVLYKENKDTMDAINVLSKFLRLRPNMFSYMGTKDKRAITVQEIAVLKITAERLAHLNKCLMNLKVGNFCYKNHPLKLGELQGNHFTVVIRNISGTDEQVNQAMTSLKQTGFINYYGMQRFGTTAVPTHQVGRAILKNDWNEVVDLILKPRPGAEKEFLVRCREEWAKTQDPEAALKKLPNKRCVEGQLLRGLSKYGKKNIINAFGLIPRNNRLMYIHSYQSVVWNTMVSRRIEAFGLKAVEGDLVLRGTSAHVLSAEEAETHSIHDIVMPLPGYDVIYPSHYVGEGYRELLSADGLDIDNMRHKVKDYSLAGAYRRVIIRPTDVSWEVILYDDPRISLVHSDFEKLENKPAPVFNREGKYRALRMAFSLPPSTYATMAIREVLKLDTSIKKQTQLNTTWFN from the exons ATGGGATTAATAGGAAGCGGACAGGCTATCCGTAGAAGAGCTCTGGTTGTCGCCCATGCTCATCTGAATACCATCAGGCATAACGCATG CTTTGCTCTGATGGCTGAATCAGAGCCCGTCTCCGCCCAggtcagagaaaagagaggctGTCCGGAGGACCAAGAGGAGGACACGCTGACAAAGAAACCCAGACTCGAGAATGATCACAAGAACGGAGGCCCTCCTCACCAAGATGAcaacgaagaagaagaagaagagctcgAGGGTGAAGAAtgtgatggagaggaggatggggagACCTTTGCTGATATGATGAAGCATGGCCTCACTGAGTTGGATGTAGGAATCCTGAAGTACGTCAGTGACCATGAGGGCTTCTCAGGAATCTTGAAAGAAAG aTATTCTGACTTTGTGGTGCATGAAATCAACAAACAGGGCAAGGTAGTGCATTTGGATGACCTTTCTATCCATGCAGAGGCTGCAGAG GAAGTCCCAGAGGCTCCACAGCTGCCACAGGAATCTGATGTGCTGACCGAAGAGCAGAAAAAGGAGCTTGGGGAGCTGCAGCTCTTCAGAAATAAAGAGGGCAGCGTCTGTATTGAA GTGTTGGACGATACAAAAGAAAAGCGGACGCTGATCCATAAAGCCATCAAAACTCAGTTTCCTGGtctggagacaaagacagaagagaaggatGGACGCAAGTTCATAGTGGCCTACCACGCTGCTGGGAAGAAAGCTTTAGCAG CTCCAAGGAAACACTTCTGGCCCAAAAACCGTGGCAGTTTCTGCCACTTTGTCCTGTACAAAGAGAACAAGGACACCATGGATGCTATCAACGTGCTTTCAAAGTTCCTCAG GCTTAGACCCAACATGTTCTCCTACATGGGAACCAAAGACAAGAGAGCCATCACTGTGCAGGAGATCGCAGTACTcaa GATCACAGCAGAGAGGCTCGCTCACCTCAACAAGTGCCTCATGAACCTCAAAGTGGGAAACTTCTGCTACAAAAACCACCCTCTAAAGCTGGGGGAGCTGCAGGGAAATCACTTCACTGTGGTCATCAG GAACATCTCAGGGACAGATGAGCAGGTTAATCAGGCCATGACATCCCTCAAGCAGACGGGCTTCATCAACTACTATGGCATGCAGCGCTTTGGCACCACAGCTGTGCCTACACATCAGGTTGGCAG GGCTatcttgaaaaatgactggaaTGAAGTGGTGGATTTAATTCTGAAGCCTCGTCCTGGAG CGGAGAAAGAATTCCTGGTCCGCTGCAGAGAGGAGTGGGCAAAGACTCAGGACCCAGAGGCAGCCCTGAAAAAGCTGCCAAACAAGCGCTGTGTGGAGGGGCAGCTGCTACGAGGCCTGTCTAAGTACGGCAAGAAGAACATCATCAATGCTTTTGGACtg ATTCCTCGCAACAACCGTCTGATGTACATCCACAGCTACCAGAGTGTGGTGTGGAACACCATGGTGAGCCGCAGGATTGAAGCCTTTGGCCTGAAGGCAGTGGAGGGGGACCTGGTGCTCAGAGGAA CCTCAGCACACGTGCTGTCTGCGGAGGAAGCTGAGACGCACTCCATCCATGATATTGTGATGCCACTTCCTGGGTATGATGTCATCTACCCCTCTCATTATG TGGGGGAAGGCTACAGAGAACTGCTCTCTGCAGACGGGTTGGACATTGACAACATGAGACACAAAGTGAAGGACTATTCCCTGGCTGGAGCCTACAGACGCGTCATCATCAGACCCACTGATGTCAGCTG GGAGGTGATTCTGTATGACGACCCCAGGATCTCCCTGGTGCACTCTGATTTTGAGAAACTGGAGAACAAACCGGCTCCTGTCTTTAACAGAG AGGGGAAGTATCGGGCTCTGCGGATGGCGTTCTCCCTGCCCCCCTCTACCTATGCCACCATGGCGATCAGAGAGGTCCTGAAGTTGGACACAAGCATCAAGAAACAGACGCAGCTCAACACCACCTGGTTTAACTGA
- the LOC124062260 gene encoding endonuclease domain-containing 1 protein-like: protein MHRGRTTHFIMAVYGTDQALICLLIFTLAGAEVQDSLSPECKQFVYMGTLPRGLEEQFFKKICQVYKGRPRFVTLYDTFSHIPVYSAYTFKRSDGSKKVDVPWMYEPQLSTASGSREMEQFPSENVQKSFEDAQAVLDDYSDSVIFERGQLNPDEHQAHPDDKAATYTLTNVVPQVREFNIGSWKHHQHIIRRRLNNYCRGTAYVVTGVTTSGLTIRRHNINRLGIPTYLWSAYCCTNFDHNAPYSERSKFPAFAAHGLNDKENNKVQEMTVQQLEDFLKRETYVRSSFQVFYDNCAPPNSGLPMPSVLQN, encoded by the exons ATGCACCGTGGACGTACTACACATTTCATCATGGCTGTTTACGGAACAGATCAAGCGCTCATCTGTCTTCTTATCTTCACGCTGGCAGGAGCAGAGGTGCAGGACAGCCTCTCACCTGAGTGTAAACAGTTCGTGTACATGGGCACACTGCCTCGGGGGCTTGAGGAGCAGTTCTTCAAAAAGATCTGCCAGGTCTACAAGGGAAGGCCGCGATTTGTCACCCTTTACGACACCTTCAGCCACATCCCGGTGTATTCTGCGTACACCTTCAAGCGTTCGGATGGCTCCAAGAAGGTAGATGTGCCCTGGATGTATGAGCCACAG CTCTCTACAGCCTCTGGCTCCAGAGAGATGGAGCAGTTCCCTTCAGAAAACGTTCAAAAGAGCTTTGAGGACGCTCAGGCTGTACTCGATGACTACTCTGACAGCGTAATCTTCGAACGGGGTCAGCTGAATCCAGACGAGCACCAGGCCCACCCCGATGACAAAGCGGCCACCTACACCCTGACGAACGTGGTCCCTCAGGTCCGAGAGTTCAACATCGGTTCCTGgaaacaccaccaacacatcATCCGCAGGCGGCTCAACAACTACTGCCGTGGTACCGCCTATGTGGTCACCGGGGTCACCACCTCAGGGCTCACAATCCGCCGTCACAACATCAACCGCCTGGGCATCCCAACCTACCTCTGGTCAGCCTACTGCTGCACTAATTTTGATCACAATGCACCGTACTCTGAGCGCTCAAAGTTCCCAGCCTTTGCAGCTCATGGGCTCAATGACAAGGAGAACAACAAGGTTCAAGAGATGACggtgcagcagctggaggacttCCTGAAGAGGGAAACTTATGTCAGGAGCTCTTTCCAGGTCTTCTATGACAACTGTGCGCCTCCTAATAGTGGCCTGCCAATGCCTTCAGTCCTTCAGAATTGA
- the aplnr2 gene encoding apelin receptor 2 → MDAQMSDADLLTSSSPSPPPIFHCDYSDWSPSFSIIPSVYLLAFLVGCLGNGLVLWAYLDRAEGRGTRTGDKIGTGKLCCAGIFRTSQQNINNSVRFPPKNKENCGDSSGRSRRPSSHSSSASYPPSISRPSRSLTDSLIASLALADLCFLVTLPLWAVYTAMGYHWPFGQPLCQISSFLTALNMYASVFSLSMLSVERYWVLTGRRHSGHHAPQRFPSRALWILGGVWVLAGVLALPGLLLRSVREVEPEFGDEWQLESVHPTDYGSVFLSCQMDYSMLIEAGLEEPDRERAEMWWAAALSLKSTLIGFLLPLVILLVCYCSLAQLLNRHFGRGPRPDRRRQRRLLRVIVTLVMAFFLCWLPLHVNKTVSMLLEFGFVPYSCSLDQLLLAAHPYVTCLAYLNSCLNPLLYAACDPSFRKRCRGALLMLCRTSRRGEEGREIKNDEGEEERKERGSAFPSRTQEETADRTEDGEDERVGSVAGMISEAT, encoded by the coding sequence ATGGACGCACAGATGTCAGATGCAGAccttctcacctcctcctccccttctccgCCTCCCATCTTccactgtgactacagtgacTGGTCTCCTTCCTTCTCCATCATCCCCTCCGTATACCTGCTAGCCTTCCTGGTTGGTTGCCTCGGCAACGGCCTGGTGCTGTGGGCCTACCTGGACCGAGCTGAGGGGAGGGGAACAAGGACCGGAGACAAAATTGGAACTGGAAAGCTCTGTTGTGCTGGCATTTTCAGAACCAGTCAGCAGAACATTAACAACTCTGTTAGATTTCCTCCAAAGAACAAGGAAAACTGTGGAGATTCCTCAGGACGAAGCCGTAGGCCTTCCTCTCACTCCTCTTCTGCATCTTATCCCCCGTCCATCTCCCGTCCCTCACGCTCACTGACAGACTCCCTAATAGCCAGCTTAGCCTTAGCTGACCTCTGCTTCCTTGTCACTCTCCCTCTGTGGGCGGTCTACACAGCGATGGGCTACCACTGGCCTTTTGGGCAACCCCTCTGCCAAATCAGCAGCTTCCTCACTGCTCTCAACATGTATGCCAGTGTGTTCAGcctgagcatgctcagtgtgGAGAGGTACTGGGTCCTAACCGGCCGCCGGCACTCTGGCCACCATGCCCCACAGAGGTTCCCCAGCAGGGCTTTGTGGATACTTGGAGGGGTGTGGGTGCTGGCGGGGGTGCTGGCACTTCCTGGTCTGCTGCTGCGCTCTGTCAGGGAGGTGGAGCCTGAATTTGGGGATGAGTGGCAGCTCGAGTCAGTTCATCCTACTGACTATGGATCGGTGTTCCTCTCCTGTCAGATGGATTACTCCATGCTGATTGAAGCAGGCCTGGAGGAGCCAGATCGAGAGAGGGCAGAGATGTGGTGGGCGGCCGCCCTGAGTCTTAAATCAACTCTAATCGGTTTCCTGCTTCCTCTCGTCATCTTGCTGGTCTGCTACTGCTCACTGGCACAGCTACTCAACAGACATTTTGGTCGGGGCCCTCGTCCTGACCGCAGGCGCCAGCGAAGACTCCTCAGGGTCATTGTCACTTTAGTGATggctttctttctgtgttggCTACCCCTGCATGTTAATAAGACTGTGTCCATGCTGCTGGAGTTTGGCTTTGTCCCATATTCCTGCTCTTTAGATCAGCTCTTACTGGCTGCTCACCCATACGTTACCTGTTTAGCTTATCTCAACTCCTGCCTTAACCCTCTCCTGTACGCTGCCTGTGACCCATCATTCAGGAAGAGATGCAGAGGAGCTCTTCTCATGTTGTGCAGGAcaagcaggagaggagaagagggaaggGAGATAAAGAACgatgaaggggaggaggagagaaaggagaggggcTCAGCTTTTCCCTCAAGAACACAGGAGGAGACAGCAGATAGgacagaggatggagaggacGAGAGGGTGGGGTCGGTGGCTGGGATGATTTCTGAGGCCACATGA